The nucleotide sequence ACTTGATGGATAAAGCTTACAGCAAGGGAATTGTGAGTTGAAAACGGTATACAAAAGGGCTAATATAGAGTGTAGGAGTATATAAGCTTTAAAAATGACTTGAAGGTGGTTGCGATTGTGGTTAAGAGACCCTCAATTTTAGTACTAGGAGCAGGATACGGCGGTTTGACTACTGTAGTAAACTTGCAGAAAGTGTTGGGCACAGATGGTGCTGACATTACGTTGATCAATAAAAACGAATACCATTACGAAAGCACTTGGCTTCACGAAGCTGCTGCTGGAACACTTCTTCCAGAACAAGTTCGTTACGATATCAAAGATGTAATCGATAGCGTGAAAACGAAATTTGTCCAAGCAACAGTAGAAGCAATCGATGTTAAAGGCAAAAAAGTAACGACAGATAACGGTGTCTTTACATACGATTATCTTGTGATCGGTTTAGGGTTCGAAGGGGAAACTTTCGGAATTCCTGGCCTTGATAAATATGCACTTTCGATTGCGAACGTTAAAGCTGCACGTTATATCCGTGAGCACATCGAGTTCCAATTTGCGAACTGGTCAGCGGAAGAAGAAAAAGACGATAGCCGTTTGACAATTGTTGTCGGCGGAGCCGGATTTACAGGAATCGAGTTCTTAGGCGAACTTGCTAACCGTGTACCTGAACTTTGCAAAGAATACGATGTACCGCGCGAAAAAGTTCGTGTTGTCTGTGTAGAGGCAGCACCAATGGTATTGCCTGGATTTGATCCGGAACTTGTCAGCTATGCAGTAGGCAAATTGGAATCCAAAGGAATCGAATTCTCAATCGGTACGCCGGTTGTTGAAGCGACGCCTGAAGGGGTTAACATTAAAAAAGGCGACGATAAATTCGAATTCATCAAAGCCGGTACAGTGGTTTGGGCTGCAGGCGTACGCGGCAGCAAGCTGATCGAAGAGTCGGGGATTGAAAACATGCGCGCCCGCGTAAAAGTGGAACCGGACCTTCGCGCTCCAGGCTTCTCGGATGTCTTTATCGTTGGCGACTGTGCATTGATGATCAACGAAGAAACAAACCGTCCATACCCACCGACTGCACAAATTGCGATGCAGCAAGGTGAAACAATAGCGAAAAACATCAACTCCTTGATCAAAGGCGAAGATACAATGCCGTTCGTTCCTGACTTGAAAGGAACAGTTTGTTCTTTAGGCGAAGATGATGCTATCGGCGTCGTATTCGGCAAGAAGATTACTGGCAAACGTGCTTCATTCATGAAGAAAATGATCGACAACCGTGCATTGCTATTGGTTGGCGGACCTGGCCTTGTGATGAAAAAAGGTAAATTCAACGTTCTATAATCAGATCAAAAGCCTCCGCTTGCGGGGGCTTTTTTTGTTAAAGGGGATGAAATGTGGATGGCAAAACACAAACGCGGAAACATCTGGCTCGGAGCAGCCGGATTAGTCGTTAACGGCAGAAACGAATGGCTGGTGGTGAAAAAGCGCTACGGCGGGCTGAATGGCAAATGGTCGCTGCCTGCAGGCTTTGTCATGGCGACGGAAACAATCGATGAAGCAGCGGTCCGGGAAGTGAAAGAAGAAACCGGAATTGATTGCGAAGTGCTTGGAATGATTGGTTTTCGGACCGGGGTAATCCGGGAGGAAATCAGCGACAATATGGCCGTCTTTTTAATGAAAGCAAGAGAGGAGAATCAGCCGATCGCTGCACAGCTTTCAGAACTTTATGAAGCGGCTTGGCTGTCTCCAGAGAAGTTGGCAGAAGATGATTCAGTATCAGTCATGCTTCAGGAAATGGTGAATTATGTGCTTGAAGAAGGATTCGAGGCTATAGAAGATGTAAACCCGGGAGATGTTTTCGGCTATTCTACATATAAATTATTTTTTAAAAAATAGAGCATATGAAAGCTGAAAGTGGAATATGAAAGAAAAAAAGGGATGTATCCGTTTACATCTCTTTTTTCTATTGTTGCATAATAAAAAAAGACATGGTATATTATCAGAATATTAAAAACAATGACAGAGGGAGGTGTTTCGAATGACAGTTTTTAAAAAGGCAATGCCTACAAATAAATGCCCTTATTGTGCAGGCCAAGGATACTTCCAGCTGCGATTGGGCGGTTCAGAAACGTGCTCCCGCTGTTCAGGTTCCGGCAAAAAATGATCCCCCGAAAGACGTCTGTGGAGACAACTCCACAGACGTCTTTTTATTGTGCCCAAGGAATTTCTGGCGAAGCTGAACAGGCGCTTCCGCTTTTCTTGTCCAGCTCTGTCGGCCAGCCCTTCGAGGTCGCTTCGGTTTTGCCTCGAATGGCAAAGAGCGCCATTCATGCCAAACCCTCCAGCGCTTGTCGGGGCTAGAAGGCCGGCTGCGCTTTTCTTAGTGTCCAGCTCCGGCGGCCAGCCCCTCGAGGTCGCTTCGGTTTTGCCTCGAATGGCAAAGAGCGCCATTCATGCCAAACCCTCCAGCGCTTGTCGGGGCTAGAAGGCCGCCTGCGCTTTTCTTGTCTAGCTCAGTGCCTAGCTCCTCGGGTCGTAAGCCACTCTGTGTCTAGTCTCCAGTGCTTAGCTCTTCGGGACATAAGCTAGCCCAGCTGTGTGGCAAAGAGCGCCACTTCGCTGGTCTTTCTTATGCCCGTCAGAGCTGGACAAGCACTTCCACTTTTCGTTGCTGTGCGGCAAAAAGCGCCGCTTCGCCAGATTGTCTTACGCCTGTCGGAGCTGAACAGACACTTCCGCTTTTCTTTTCCATATTTGACAAAGCGATGAACTCTGGTTCGTGTCGTTGAAAGCCTTCAACATTTCGGGTAAACTGATGAAAGGAATATCGGAGGTTAGAATTCATGAGTACATCATTTAGTATTGTTCAGTTAATTATTTCGGTTCTTTTATTTTTTGTAATGTTTTTCGGCATCGGCTTTTTGTTGAATATGCTTTTGCGCATGACGTGGCTGATGGCGATCGTTTATCCGATTGTGGTGCTGCTGATCATTGACGATGTCAGCTTTTTCGATTACTTCACCAACCCGGGTGAATCTTTCTCAATGCTGGGAGATACGCTGACTTCATTGACAGGCAGTGATATAGCTGTGCTATTGGCAGGTTTTGCTGGAGCGGTAACATCCGGTTTTGTTATGAAGATTCTTCGCAAGATGGGCTATCAAATGTTTTAACGGGTTATGTAGAAAACGCCAGGCCGGCAAATCGGTCTGGCGTTTTTTTATATTTTGCCTTCACTGTCAGCCCAAGGCAAATAAAAACATTCTTTTGATTGTTTCGAGTAACGAACTACTCGAGAAAGAGCAGACATGATAAACTGAAAAGGAAAGCAAAAAAAGAGGGGGATTTTCATGGAACTCAAAGTACAGCAAGATGCATTAAATCTTGAAGCGGAAATTTTGGTCGTCGGCCTTAGCCGCCATCCCGAGAATACTAAGGGCTGGAGCGAGTTTTCCGAGCGCTTTAACGGCAAGCTGGAAGAATGGGCAAAACAAGATCTGTCGTTTGACTTGAACGCATCCACTACATACCCGACTTTATCCGGTTCAATTCCGCGGGTATTGTTTATCGGCTTGAATGACCGAAAAAAACTTACGGAAGACGATGTCCGGACAGCTTTCGGGCAAGTCGGCAAAGAGTTGTTGAAGAAGAAAATCAAGCATGCGGCCGTGTATTTGGATTCGTTCCAAAACGACAGCATCAGTGCTGAAGACGCTGCTTACTTAGCTACTGAAGGCATTGGCATGGGAACATACCGTTTTGATGATTACAAAACATCTTCAAATGAAGCGGATGTTCAGTTAGAGTTGTTGGCCTTGCTGACACAGGAAGATGCAGACGAAGTGCAGGCATCGGCGTTTATTGGCCAAGTGTTCGGGCAATCGGTTAATGAAGCTCGGACGCTTGTCAACATGCCGGGAAATCTCTTGACTGCGACAGCACTTGCTGATTACGCACAGGAACTTGGAGAAACGTATGGTTTTGAAACCGACATTCTGGGCAAAGCGGAACTTGAAGAACTGGGAATGGGTGCCATTCTTGCAGTAAACCAAGGGTCTGTTGAAGAGCCGCGCCTGATTGTGTTGAAATACAAAGCGACAGACAGCTTTGATAATCCGCTGGCTCTTGTTGGAAAAGGGATCACGTTCGATACAGGCGGCTATTCCTTGAAACCGAAAGACGGCATTGTCGGCATGAAAGGCGACATGGGCGGAGCGGCAGCGGTACTCGGCGCCATGAAAGTCATCGGGGAATTGAAGCCGGAGAAAAACGTCGTGGCGGTTATTGCCTCTACGGATAACATGGTATCCGGCAATGCCTTCAAGCCGGATGATGTCATCACGTCCCTGAGCGGCAAAACAATTGAAATCCTGAACACAGACGCGGAAGGCCGTTTGGTGCTGGCTGATTCGGTGACGTATGCGAAACAAATGGGCGCAACACATATCATTGATGTGGCGACATTGACCGGCGGCGTAATTGTGGCACTTGGCAATGACAAAACAGGTGCGTTGACAAACGATGAAGCCTTTTTTGAGACCTTCATGGAAGCGGCGCTTGAAACAGGCGAATTTGTCTGGAGACTGCCGCTGACTGAACGCGACAAGAAACGCATCCGCAAAAGCGATGTTGCTGACTTGAACAATTCGCCGGGCCGTGACGGCCATATGATTTTCGGCGGCGGGTTTGTCGGCGAGTTTGCTGAAAACACACCTTGGATCCATTTGGATATCGCAGGGACTTCACATGCAGCATCTCCGCATGATTTAGGGCCGCAAGGCGGAACGGGCGCAATGGTCCGCACACTGGCCATGATGGTTGAAAAAATGGCAGAAGAACAATAAAACATAAAAATGAGCCAGGCAGCAGTTTTCTGCTTCCTGGCTCATTTTATTTTTGTTCGCCTTTTTCCTTTTCTATTGCTATTTTCATATCATCGCGTACCGTTTCTTCGGCAAGGGGGATGCCCGACATATAAGACGCGCGTCCAATCAAATGCCCTGCGACGGGAGAAGTGATGAACAAGAAAGCGATGGCAATCACCAGCTGCGGGTTAAAATGGTCTTCCAGCAGCCAGAAGTGGATAAATGTACCGCCAAGGATACACATTACACCCAGTGTAGAGCTTTTAGAAGCTGCGTGCGTCCGAGTGTAGACATCTGGCAGCCGCAAAAGTCCAAGGGCTGTAACCACACTCAAAATGACCCCTACGCTGATTAGAATGATGATGAGGATGTTAACGATTGTTGTTTCGATCGAAAATCTCTCCTCTCTCAATGAATTTCGCAAATGCCGTAGTCCCGATAAACGACAGGATGCTTAAGAGCAAAATGATTTCCAGGAAAAACTCGGTTCCGATGATAAGCGACAGCAATGCCACAATGGATACGAGTGCCACACCTAAAGCATCAAGCGCCACTACACGGTCAGCAACCGTCGGCCCTTTGACAAGGCGGAACAAAAGAGCAGCAAAAGCACAGCTTACAATCATAAGGGCAACCCAGTAAAATGTCATCATGGGCGGCTCACCTCCAGAATTGCACGCTCAAATGTGTTTTTGATGGAAGACACCGCGTCTTCAATATCTTCGAAATCGATGGCGTGAATGTACAGGCGCTTTTGATCTTCCGATATTCCGATCACCAGTGTACCTGGCGTTAAGGTGATCAATGCAGAAAGCAAAGTCACTTCCCAGTCGTGTTTCAATTCGGTTTCCAGCTCGAAAACAGCAGGGTGTATGTCCAACTTCGGCTGGATCACCAGTTTAAATACAGAGAAACTTGAAAGAACCAATTCTTTCAGGAACAGAAAGAACAGCGAAATGACTGCCCAAATCCGTGACGTGTAAAGCCGGTAAGAAAAGAAACGGCGCATCAGAATAATGAGCAGCAAGCCCACAATAAAGCCGACTGCAAAACCGGTTGGAGTAAACGCGTTGGTCATGAACATCCAAACTCCGGCTAAAAAGAAATTCAGTAAAATTTGCAAAGCCATCTTCATCTACTCCTTTAATACCGCATCTATATAGATGGATGGATTTAATAGAACCTCACCAGCCCCATTGATCAATGGCATGAACAATTCAGCGCCCACACCAATGAAAACCGTGATGGCGACCAACAGTACCGAAGGAATCAGCATTTGGCGGTATGTTGATTTTTTTAAAGGCACCGTTTCAACCGGTTCTCCCCAGAATGCATAAACGAAAATGCGCATTGCGCTTAACAATACAAGCAAGCTTGTTGCCAATACCACAATGCTGCCCCAGAAATGCGGCCCCTCGAATCCACCTTGTACAATAAGCAATTTACCCGGGAATCCGCTAAGCGGCGGAATACCGGCTAAGCCGAATGCAGTGATCAGATACACCCATCCGAGGAATGGATGGGTTTTCATCAATCCGCCCATTTGGCGCAAATTGGATGTCCCAAAAATGACAGCAACAATACCCACCAGGAAAAAGAGGGCCGCTTTGATCAACATATCGTGGACCAAGTAAAAGATTGCCCCGTCCACACCGGCTTCATTCAATTGCGATACGCCGAACAAAATCACCCCTACAGCAATGATGATATTGTAAATGATAATTTTCTTAACATCAAAATAAGCAAGGGCCCCAATACAGCCGGCCAAGATCGTCAGGATGGCAATGATGGCCAGCAGCTCATGCGTGAAATCTGTGTTCATTGTGAAAAACAAGGTGTATGTACGCATAATCGCATAAACCCCGACTTTGGTCAGCAAAGCACCGAAAAGCGCCAAGATGGGGGTAGGGGGAGCATGATAAGCTCCCGGCAGCCAAAAGTACAGCGGGAAAATAGCAGCCTTAAAGCCGAAAACCACCAGGAACATCACCGCAATTACCGTTAAGATTCCAGTCGCTTCAATCTGGGGAATTTTAACAGCTAAGTCGGCCATATTCAAAGTTCCGGTAACCGAGTATAAAAAGGCGACTGCTGACACAAACAATGCAGAAGAGATCACGTTGACCAACAAATATTTGATTGTTTCCCGCAGCTGCGGTTTTTCGCCGCCGTGGACAATCAGCATATAAGAAGACATCAACAGCACTTCAAAAAATACAAATAAGTTGAAAATATCACCGGTCGTGAATGCTCCGTTAACACCGGTCAACAGGAAAAGCACCGCAGGATAGTAAAACGATTGTTCACGTCCGGCCCCGATTGTCGGGAAGCTGTAAAAAATAATGAATAAGGTAATGATTGTTGCGCTAAGCACCAGCAAAGCGGAAAACAAATCAGATACCATCGTAATGCCGAAAGGTGCATCCCAGCTGCCTAATGTGACAGCCTGGATGCCATCTGTCTTCACTTTAGCTATTAAAAACAAAACTGCAACTAAAGCCAGTCCTGCCCCTATTGCAGCGAATGTTCGCTGCATACGGATATTTTTAGGGAAAAACAATAGAATCGCAGCAAATAGCAACGGAATTAAGACAGGAAAGAGAAGTAAATTAATCATTGTCTTCAGTTCCTCTCATTAAATTCACGTTATCGGTGCCAAGCTCCTGATAAGAACGGTAAGCAAGCACCAGGAAAAA is from Planococcus liqunii and encodes:
- a CDS encoding NAD(P)/FAD-dependent oxidoreductase, which translates into the protein MVKRPSILVLGAGYGGLTTVVNLQKVLGTDGADITLINKNEYHYESTWLHEAAAGTLLPEQVRYDIKDVIDSVKTKFVQATVEAIDVKGKKVTTDNGVFTYDYLVIGLGFEGETFGIPGLDKYALSIANVKAARYIREHIEFQFANWSAEEEKDDSRLTIVVGGAGFTGIEFLGELANRVPELCKEYDVPREKVRVVCVEAAPMVLPGFDPELVSYAVGKLESKGIEFSIGTPVVEATPEGVNIKKGDDKFEFIKAGTVVWAAGVRGSKLIEESGIENMRARVKVEPDLRAPGFSDVFIVGDCALMINEETNRPYPPTAQIAMQQGETIAKNINSLIKGEDTMPFVPDLKGTVCSLGEDDAIGVVFGKKITGKRASFMKKMIDNRALLLVGGPGLVMKKGKFNVL
- a CDS encoding NUDIX domain-containing protein, with amino-acid sequence MAKHKRGNIWLGAAGLVVNGRNEWLVVKKRYGGLNGKWSLPAGFVMATETIDEAAVREVKEETGIDCEVLGMIGFRTGVIREEISDNMAVFLMKAREENQPIAAQLSELYEAAWLSPEKLAEDDSVSVMLQEMVNYVLEEGFEAIEDVNPGDVFGYSTYKLFFKK
- a CDS encoding YuiA family protein — encoded protein: MTVFKKAMPTNKCPYCAGQGYFQLRLGGSETCSRCSGSGKK
- a CDS encoding YuiB family protein, which produces MSTSFSIVQLIISVLLFFVMFFGIGFLLNMLLRMTWLMAIVYPIVVLLIIDDVSFFDYFTNPGESFSMLGDTLTSLTGSDIAVLLAGFAGAVTSGFVMKILRKMGYQMF
- a CDS encoding leucyl aminopeptidase — protein: MELKVQQDALNLEAEILVVGLSRHPENTKGWSEFSERFNGKLEEWAKQDLSFDLNASTTYPTLSGSIPRVLFIGLNDRKKLTEDDVRTAFGQVGKELLKKKIKHAAVYLDSFQNDSISAEDAAYLATEGIGMGTYRFDDYKTSSNEADVQLELLALLTQEDADEVQASAFIGQVFGQSVNEARTLVNMPGNLLTATALADYAQELGETYGFETDILGKAELEELGMGAILAVNQGSVEEPRLIVLKYKATDSFDNPLALVGKGITFDTGGYSLKPKDGIVGMKGDMGGAAAVLGAMKVIGELKPEKNVVAVIASTDNMVSGNAFKPDDVITSLSGKTIEILNTDAEGRLVLADSVTYAKQMGATHIIDVATLTGGVIVALGNDKTGALTNDEAFFETFMEAALETGEFVWRLPLTERDKKRIRKSDVADLNNSPGRDGHMIFGGGFVGEFAENTPWIHLDIAGTSHAASPHDLGPQGGTGAMVRTLAMMVEKMAEEQ
- the mnhG gene encoding monovalent cation/H(+) antiporter subunit G; the protein is MRNSLREERFSIETTIVNILIIILISVGVILSVVTALGLLRLPDVYTRTHAASKSSTLGVMCILGGTFIHFWLLEDHFNPQLVIAIAFLFITSPVAGHLIGRASYMSGIPLAEETVRDDMKIAIEKEKGEQK
- a CDS encoding Na(+)/H(+) antiporter subunit F1, whose product is MMTFYWVALMIVSCAFAALLFRLVKGPTVADRVVALDALGVALVSIVALLSLIIGTEFFLEIILLLSILSFIGTTAFAKFIERGEIFDRNNNR
- a CDS encoding Na+/H+ antiporter subunit E — its product is MALQILLNFFLAGVWMFMTNAFTPTGFAVGFIVGLLLIILMRRFFSYRLYTSRIWAVISLFFLFLKELVLSSFSVFKLVIQPKLDIHPAVFELETELKHDWEVTLLSALITLTPGTLVIGISEDQKRLYIHAIDFEDIEDAVSSIKNTFERAILEVSRP
- a CDS encoding Na+/H+ antiporter subunit D — protein: MINLLLFPVLIPLLFAAILLFFPKNIRMQRTFAAIGAGLALVAVLFLIAKVKTDGIQAVTLGSWDAPFGITMVSDLFSALLVLSATIITLFIIFYSFPTIGAGREQSFYYPAVLFLLTGVNGAFTTGDIFNLFVFFEVLLMSSYMLIVHGGEKPQLRETIKYLLVNVISSALFVSAVAFLYSVTGTLNMADLAVKIPQIEATGILTVIAVMFLVVFGFKAAIFPLYFWLPGAYHAPPTPILALFGALLTKVGVYAIMRTYTLFFTMNTDFTHELLAIIAILTILAGCIGALAYFDVKKIIIYNIIIAVGVILFGVSQLNEAGVDGAIFYLVHDMLIKAALFFLVGIVAVIFGTSNLRQMGGLMKTHPFLGWVYLITAFGLAGIPPLSGFPGKLLIVQGGFEGPHFWGSIVVLATSLLVLLSAMRIFVYAFWGEPVETVPLKKSTYRQMLIPSVLLVAITVFIGVGAELFMPLINGAGEVLLNPSIYIDAVLKE